In a genomic window of Streptomyces sp. SJL17-4:
- a CDS encoding alpha-(1->3)-arabinofuranosyltransferase family protein, with the protein MTTTVQAPTRVPQPGPTPAEASGEPRGRRLLFAFWALVLVAFLAVSPGKMTFETKLGVALDPWRFLGDLGSLWNGNVGLGGIANQYVGYAFPALPYYGLMDLLQVPVWLAERLWLSAIVTAAFWGALRLAERLRVGTPATRVLGAVAYALWPTFTIVIGSTSAAALPGALLPWVLLPLTSAAYSPRKAAARSALLIPFMGGVNAASTLAALLPVGLYLLSRPPGRRRRALLGWWIPGVFLATVWWVVPLLLLGAYGENFMPYVEQADTTTATMSATELLRGAGNWVAYLNFGEAWLPAGWTVATSVVTVLGSAFAAALGLAGLARRDLPERRWLLLTVLAVVLIALAGYAGSFGGPFHGAVQDWLNGPLKPFRNIYKFQPGLALALVLGLAHLTAVLSESRGSHALRGRRWVPAAAAVLVLPGLALPYVNGSILQPGAFTKLPTHWEQAAGWLKDHARDSRALVVPATAHGIYTWGSPIDQPFDVLAETPWAQRDFVPFGTPGARRMTDAVEQALLSGAEVRGLRAYLARAGMHEVVVRNDLDPDQIGYVPPQTVKRTLESSGYRKVTGFGPLVTGGRIAAGTPLQVQGLYPRLQAVEIYQPQDAGRPGRVGVSAVADTAVVSGGPEALLQLSADPSMTGRPAVLAGDTLPKGVVAPVKAVADGLRRADTRFGLVNNNTSYTYTADERNHSGSLQNPGEEPKQILPSEGTGHQTTAMLRGAQAVTASSSGNWLFHLPQYDPVNAFDGNPDTAWAEGSPGEPVGQWLRVDFSRPTDIPASIQLTPLPGDAMRAAPTQVRIETDRGSADSPLRTDGLPQTVKAPAGEASWMKITVLAAQQARPGLSGAGFSEVSIPDVQVTRLLELPADAENTDAEATVYSLHRGTDAGGLSPASAEVGLHRRFSTEESGEYEVSARAVAVPGGALDRLLDRSAPGSKNRLTAAVDSTSRNGTSLGARNLVDGDLTTAWIAGDRPVVHLSWPSMKKIDEIILAPAGGVSTRPEQVMISSPHGAAVADVDENGRVRFPAIETNRLDISLTRVAPLTVHNPVADAQLQLPVGLSEVHVPALADLRVPRPKSSARFSLPCGEGPDLAVGGVLHKTKASGLVRDLTERRPVTVTLCAGEEKDGTLELPSGDHEVEASDAGPLAITDVTLTRGTPRAMDGAAGREATVTRWADDSRTVSVSAGAGEAAYLRTYENANDGWKATLDGTELEPVRLDGWQQAWVIPAGASGTVTMEFEPSGSYRTALAGGALALVALAALAFVGRRRDDGGTDEKLPEPAAPGMLLGTLVLTAVVAVAAGPLALVVPVLAVAARFRPGVLVPTAAVAMGGAGLVAALGAGDPVADGTGAFSGLAQVLTLVALSAALVTAVRPTAAAGRGDGDRHGGDDGWADGDGHEGDGGSAAPEAGPVVSARPRSTGDGHRPEQPLWRPDGGGPS; encoded by the coding sequence ATGACCACTACGGTCCAGGCGCCCACCCGGGTGCCGCAGCCCGGCCCGACGCCGGCGGAGGCGTCCGGCGAACCGCGCGGACGCCGCCTGCTGTTCGCTTTCTGGGCCCTCGTCCTGGTGGCGTTCCTCGCGGTGTCACCGGGGAAGATGACGTTCGAGACCAAACTCGGCGTCGCCCTCGACCCCTGGCGCTTCCTCGGCGACCTCGGTTCGCTGTGGAACGGGAACGTCGGCCTCGGCGGCATAGCCAACCAGTACGTCGGCTACGCCTTCCCGGCACTCCCCTACTACGGGCTCATGGACCTGCTGCAGGTGCCGGTCTGGCTGGCCGAACGGCTCTGGCTCTCGGCCATCGTGACCGCCGCGTTCTGGGGCGCGCTCCGGCTCGCCGAGCGGCTGCGCGTGGGGACGCCCGCGACCCGGGTCCTCGGCGCCGTGGCCTACGCGCTGTGGCCCACCTTCACGATCGTCATCGGCTCGACCTCCGCCGCCGCGCTGCCCGGTGCCCTGCTGCCCTGGGTGCTGCTGCCGCTGACCTCCGCGGCGTACAGCCCCCGGAAGGCCGCCGCACGGTCGGCCCTGCTGATCCCCTTCATGGGCGGCGTGAACGCCGCCTCGACACTGGCCGCGCTGCTGCCCGTGGGCCTCTACCTCCTCAGCCGCCCGCCCGGCCGGCGCCGGCGCGCGCTGCTCGGCTGGTGGATCCCGGGCGTCTTCCTCGCCACCGTGTGGTGGGTGGTGCCGCTGCTCCTGCTGGGCGCGTACGGCGAGAACTTCATGCCGTACGTCGAGCAGGCCGACACCACCACCGCCACCATGTCCGCGACCGAGCTGCTGCGCGGCGCCGGCAACTGGGTGGCCTACCTGAACTTCGGTGAGGCGTGGCTGCCCGCCGGCTGGACCGTCGCGACCTCCGTCGTCACCGTCCTCGGCTCGGCGTTCGCCGCGGCGCTCGGCCTCGCCGGCCTGGCACGGCGGGACCTGCCGGAGCGCCGGTGGCTGCTCCTGACCGTCCTGGCCGTCGTCCTGATCGCGCTCGCCGGGTACGCCGGATCCTTCGGCGGTCCCTTCCACGGCGCCGTCCAGGACTGGCTGAACGGGCCGTTGAAGCCGTTCCGCAACATCTACAAGTTCCAGCCGGGACTGGCCCTCGCGCTCGTCCTCGGACTCGCCCATCTGACGGCCGTGCTGTCCGAGAGCAGAGGCTCTCACGCACTCCGCGGTCGCCGCTGGGTGCCCGCGGCCGCGGCCGTGCTCGTCCTGCCCGGTCTGGCGCTCCCGTACGTCAACGGCTCGATCCTCCAGCCCGGAGCGTTCACCAAGCTGCCCACCCACTGGGAGCAGGCCGCCGGCTGGCTCAAGGACCATGCCCGGGACAGCCGGGCCCTGGTCGTCCCCGCGACCGCGCACGGCATCTACACCTGGGGTTCCCCCATCGACCAGCCGTTCGACGTGCTGGCCGAGACCCCCTGGGCACAGCGCGACTTCGTCCCCTTCGGCACCCCCGGAGCACGCCGTATGACGGACGCCGTCGAGCAGGCGCTGCTGTCCGGCGCCGAGGTCCGGGGCCTCCGGGCGTACCTTGCCCGGGCCGGCATGCACGAGGTGGTCGTCCGCAACGACCTCGACCCCGACCAGATCGGCTACGTCCCGCCGCAGACGGTGAAGCGGACCCTGGAGTCGTCCGGCTACCGCAAGGTCACCGGATTCGGCCCGCTGGTGACCGGCGGGCGCATCGCCGCCGGCACCCCGCTCCAGGTCCAGGGGCTCTACCCGCGGCTCCAGGCCGTGGAGATCTACCAGCCGCAGGACGCCGGGAGGCCCGGCAGGGTCGGCGTCTCGGCCGTGGCCGACACGGCCGTGGTCAGTGGCGGACCCGAGGCGCTGCTCCAGCTGTCCGCCGATCCCTCGATGACCGGCCGTCCGGCCGTACTGGCGGGGGACACCCTTCCCAAGGGCGTCGTGGCACCGGTGAAGGCGGTCGCGGACGGACTGCGCCGGGCCGACACCCGGTTCGGCCTGGTCAACAACAACACCTCGTACACCTACACCGCGGACGAGCGCAATCACTCCGGCAGCCTGCAGAACCCGGGCGAGGAGCCCAAGCAGATCCTGCCGTCGGAGGGCACCGGTCACCAGACGACGGCGATGCTGCGCGGCGCCCAGGCCGTGACGGCCTCCAGCAGCGGCAACTGGCTGTTCCACCTGCCGCAGTACGACCCGGTGAACGCCTTCGACGGCAACCCGGACACCGCGTGGGCCGAGGGCAGCCCCGGCGAGCCGGTCGGACAGTGGCTCCGGGTGGACTTCTCCCGGCCGACCGACATCCCGGCCTCGATCCAGCTGACGCCCCTGCCGGGCGACGCCATGCGCGCGGCGCCCACCCAGGTGCGGATCGAGACCGACCGCGGCTCGGCCGACAGCCCCCTGCGGACGGACGGCCTGCCGCAGACCGTCAAGGCCCCCGCCGGTGAGGCCTCCTGGATGAAGATCACCGTCCTTGCCGCTCAGCAGGCGCGCCCGGGACTCTCCGGCGCCGGATTCTCCGAGGTGTCGATCCCGGACGTGCAGGTGACGCGCCTGCTGGAGCTGCCCGCCGACGCGGAGAACACCGACGCGGAGGCGACCGTGTACTCCCTGCACCGCGGTACCGACGCAGGCGGCCTGTCGCCCGCCTCGGCCGAGGTGGGACTGCACCGGCGGTTCAGCACCGAGGAGTCGGGCGAGTACGAGGTGTCCGCGCGAGCCGTCGCCGTACCCGGCGGCGCGCTGGACCGACTGCTCGACCGCTCGGCCCCCGGATCGAAGAACCGGCTGACCGCCGCCGTGGATTCCACCAGCCGCAACGGCACCTCACTCGGCGCCCGCAACCTGGTCGACGGCGATCTGACGACCGCCTGGATCGCCGGCGACCGGCCGGTCGTCCACCTGAGCTGGCCCTCGATGAAGAAGATCGACGAGATCATCCTCGCGCCGGCGGGCGGGGTGTCCACCCGGCCCGAGCAGGTGATGATCAGCTCCCCGCACGGCGCCGCGGTGGCCGACGTGGACGAGAACGGGCGGGTCCGCTTCCCGGCGATCGAGACGAACCGGCTCGACATCTCCCTCACCAGGGTCGCGCCGCTCACCGTTCACAACCCGGTGGCGGACGCGCAGCTGCAACTGCCCGTCGGGCTGAGCGAGGTGCACGTTCCCGCCCTTGCCGACCTGCGGGTGCCGCGGCCGAAGTCGTCCGCCCGCTTCTCGCTGCCGTGCGGTGAGGGTCCTGACCTCGCCGTGGGCGGTGTCCTGCACAAGACGAAGGCCTCCGGGCTCGTCCGGGACCTCACCGAGCGGCGCCCCGTCACCGTCACCCTCTGCGCGGGCGAGGAGAAGGACGGCACCCTGGAGCTCCCGTCCGGCGACCACGAGGTGGAGGCGAGTGACGCGGGCCCGCTGGCGATCACCGACGTCACGCTGACCCGCGGCACCCCGCGGGCCATGGACGGAGCGGCGGGCCGCGAGGCCACCGTCACCAGGTGGGCCGACGACAGCCGGACCGTCTCGGTGTCGGCGGGCGCGGGCGAGGCCGCCTACCTGCGGACCTACGAGAACGCCAACGACGGCTGGAAGGCCACCCTGGACGGCACGGAGCTCGAGCCGGTGCGCCTCGACGGCTGGCAGCAGGCCTGGGTGATCCCGGCCGGCGCCTCCGGCACGGTGACCATGGAGTTCGAGCCCTCCGGTTCGTACCGGACGGCCCTGGCCGGCGGTGCGCTCGCGCTCGTCGCCCTGGCCGCCCTGGCCTTCGTGGGCCGTCGGCGCGACGACGGTGGCACCGACGAGAAGCTGCCCGAACCGGCGGCCCCGGGGATGCTGCTCGGAACGCTGGTGCTGACCGCGGTCGTCGCGGTGGCGGCGGGGCCGCTGGCCCTGGTCGTGCCCGTACTCGCCGTGGCGGCGCGATTCAGGCCGGGTGTGCTGGTCCCGACAGCGGCGGTGGCGATGGGCGGCGCCGGACTCGTCGCGGCCCTGGGCGCCGGGGATCCGGTCGCCGACGGGACCGGCGCGTTCAGCGGCTTGGCGCAGGTGCTCACGCTGGTGGCCCTGTCTGCCGCGCTGGTGACGGCGGTACGGCCGACGGCCGCCGCCGGGCGCGGGGACGGCGACCGGCACGGAGGTGACGACGGATGGGCAGACGGCGACGGGCATGAAGGCGACGGCGGTTCCGCCGCGCCGGAAGCCGGACCGGTGGTCTCGGCCAGGCCGCGAAGCACCGGCGACGGGCACCGGCCGGAGCAGCCCCTCTGGCGGCCGGACGGCGGTGGCCCCTCGTGA
- a CDS encoding class I SAM-dependent methyltransferase has protein sequence MREPSDPERCYTLLARDSVAQVARHVDLAGKIVVDVGGGSGHFTEEFRRRGAQSYLFEPDPRELNARGRTTEDAVLADGYLLPLADGVADVCFSSNVLEHVSDPQTFISEMARVTRPGGLIYLSFTNWLSPWGGHETAPWHYLGAERARARYERRTGRAAKHTLGENLFPVHIGSTLRHVRGRDDVQVVTARSRYWPFLASTITRVPGLREIATWNLLLILRRSP, from the coding sequence ATGCGCGAACCCAGCGACCCCGAGCGGTGCTACACCCTGTTGGCCCGTGACTCGGTCGCCCAGGTGGCACGCCATGTCGATCTGGCCGGCAAGATCGTCGTCGACGTCGGCGGCGGCAGCGGACACTTCACCGAGGAGTTCCGCCGCCGGGGCGCGCAGAGCTACCTCTTCGAGCCCGACCCGCGGGAGCTGAACGCCCGCGGCCGTACCACCGAGGACGCGGTCCTCGCCGACGGGTACCTGCTGCCGCTCGCCGACGGCGTCGCGGACGTGTGCTTCTCGTCCAACGTGCTCGAGCACGTGTCGGATCCGCAGACGTTCATCAGCGAGATGGCGCGGGTCACCCGCCCCGGCGGGCTGATCTACCTGTCGTTCACCAACTGGCTCTCGCCCTGGGGAGGTCACGAGACCGCGCCGTGGCACTACCTCGGGGCGGAGCGGGCCCGCGCGCGCTACGAACGCCGCACCGGCCGCGCGGCCAAGCACACGCTCGGGGAGAACCTCTTCCCCGTCCACATCGGTTCCACCCTGCGGCACGTCCGCGGTCGCGACGACGTGCAGGTCGTGACAGCGCGGTCACGCTACTGGCCGTTCCTCGCGAGCACGATCACCCGGGTGCCGGGACTCCGCGAGATCGCCACCTGGAATCTGCTGCTGATTCTCAGGCGAAGCCCATGA
- a CDS encoding glycosyltransferase family 4 protein, translating to MPQRSSALAPGQEDSPSVPAQARTGSHVTDSLALDPHAASPVTAAPRRITFLARRDLANRAAGGSELLIDRIADGLTADGHDVTLVCGGPAAARDYRVVSAGGDASHFLHARSTFAREVGDCDLLVEVCNGMPYLAPLWHRGPTLCLVNHVHTDLWQMRYPGPAARLGRRLEHWALAGTHRDNLMVAVSESTAAELRAIGVAPDRIRIVNNGVEEPAPLLPEAREPLFLAVGRLVEYKRVDLLLRLWERVRPVTGGRLVIVGDGPERERLEAMAGPSVTFAGRVSEAEKHRLMCEAWLLLHPSLVEGWGLVVTEAAARATPAIGFDIPGLRDSVEDGETGVLARGESSFAAAWCALSLSADRRAAMGRAAVLRAKRFRWSATVRQFQAVAAEAVARTAVPGRGRSVHD from the coding sequence ATGCCCCAGCGCTCGTCCGCCCTGGCCCCCGGCCAGGAGGACTCCCCTTCCGTCCCCGCTCAAGCACGCACCGGCAGCCACGTCACCGACTCGCTCGCCCTCGATCCGCACGCCGCGTCCCCCGTGACGGCCGCGCCGCGTCGGATCACCTTCCTCGCCCGCCGCGACCTGGCCAACCGGGCCGCCGGCGGATCGGAACTGCTCATCGACCGGATAGCCGACGGTCTGACCGCCGACGGCCACGACGTCACGCTCGTGTGCGGAGGTCCGGCCGCCGCACGCGACTACCGGGTGGTCTCCGCGGGAGGCGACGCGAGTCACTTCCTGCATGCCAGGTCGACCTTCGCCCGTGAGGTCGGCGACTGCGACCTGCTGGTCGAAGTGTGCAACGGCATGCCGTACCTCGCACCGCTGTGGCACCGCGGGCCCACGTTGTGCCTGGTCAACCACGTACACACCGATCTCTGGCAGATGCGCTACCCGGGCCCGGCGGCACGGCTCGGACGCAGACTGGAGCACTGGGCACTGGCCGGCACCCATCGCGACAACCTGATGGTGGCCGTCTCCGAGTCGACCGCCGCCGAGCTGCGCGCCATCGGCGTGGCACCGGACCGCATCCGGATCGTCAACAACGGCGTCGAAGAGCCCGCCCCCCTGCTGCCCGAGGCGAGGGAACCGTTGTTCTTGGCCGTCGGCCGGCTGGTGGAGTACAAGCGCGTCGACCTGCTCCTGCGGCTGTGGGAGCGGGTGCGCCCCGTCACCGGCGGCCGGCTCGTCATCGTGGGCGACGGCCCCGAACGGGAGCGGCTCGAAGCCATGGCCGGCCCCTCCGTGACGTTCGCCGGCAGGGTGTCGGAAGCCGAGAAGCACCGGCTGATGTGCGAGGCGTGGCTGCTCCTGCACCCCTCCCTCGTCGAGGGCTGGGGCCTGGTCGTCACCGAGGCGGCCGCGCGGGCCACCCCCGCGATCGGATTCGACATCCCCGGCCTGCGCGACTCCGTCGAGGACGGGGAGACCGGCGTGCTCGCCCGGGGCGAGAGTTCGTTCGCCGCCGCGTGGTGCGCCCTGTCCCTCAGTGCCGACCGGCGCGCGGCCATGGGGCGTGCCGCGGTGCTGCGCGCCAAGCGCTTCCGCTGGAGCGCGACGGTCCGTCAGTTCCAGGCGGTCGCCGCCGAGGCCGTGGCCCGCACCGCGGTCCCCGGACGCGGCAGGAGTGTCCATGACTGA
- a CDS encoding DUF3068 domain-containing protein: MRRSISPLSLILLGVGVFLLVLTQLLVWYVEPRAKRTPTDVDSTTVFSGRGSYFDTGSVAEVDGQTLTITRRVLGDVAAGERSGNAIWDVSTQIDSPKTLALGDPRKSLQWTTERWVTDRRTNLPVRCCEEKPEFEGEAYLKFPFDVEKRAYSWWDSTLGATVPLEFEKVAKVDGREGYRFVGKVEATPTGTRLVPGVLVGSSKGGQILAEEWYSNARIELTVDQRTGRIMNALIAPKKTLRAPGSKKDAVTLLASEGLEFTEKTRREQVALASDDSGRLALLGETAPLVGGVAGGLLAVVGAVLLIRGPRRGEHSTE; this comes from the coding sequence ATGCGTCGTTCAATATCACCTTTGTCCCTGATTCTGCTGGGGGTCGGAGTCTTCCTGCTGGTGCTCACCCAGCTGCTGGTCTGGTACGTGGAGCCGCGCGCCAAGCGCACACCGACCGATGTGGACTCCACGACGGTCTTCAGCGGTCGGGGCAGCTACTTCGACACCGGGTCCGTCGCCGAGGTGGACGGCCAGACGCTCACGATCACCCGTCGTGTCCTGGGGGACGTCGCCGCCGGCGAGCGCAGCGGAAACGCGATCTGGGACGTGTCGACCCAGATCGACTCGCCGAAGACGCTCGCGCTGGGCGACCCGCGCAAATCCCTGCAGTGGACCACCGAACGCTGGGTGACCGACCGCCGGACGAACCTGCCGGTGCGCTGCTGCGAGGAGAAGCCCGAGTTCGAGGGCGAGGCCTATCTGAAGTTCCCGTTCGACGTCGAGAAGCGCGCCTACTCCTGGTGGGACAGCACCCTGGGTGCCACCGTGCCGCTGGAGTTCGAGAAGGTCGCGAAGGTCGACGGGCGCGAGGGCTACCGCTTCGTCGGCAAGGTCGAGGCCACCCCGACCGGCACCCGTCTGGTGCCCGGCGTTCTGGTGGGCAGCTCGAAGGGGGGCCAGATCCTCGCGGAGGAGTGGTACTCCAACGCGAGGATCGAGCTGACCGTGGACCAGCGCACGGGCCGGATCATGAACGCGCTGATCGCGCCGAAGAAGACGCTGCGGGCCCCGGGGTCGAAGAAGGACGCGGTCACCCTGCTGGCCAGTGAGGGGCTGGAGTTCACGGAGAAGACCCGGCGCGAGCAGGTCGCGCTGGCCTCCGACGACAGCGGCCGGCTGGCGCTGCTCGGCGAGACCGCGCCGCTCGTGGGCGGCGTGGCGGGCGGTCTGCTGGCGGTCGTCGGCGCCGTGCTGCTGATCCGCGGTCCCCGGCGGGGCGAACACTCAACAGAGTGA
- a CDS encoding helix-turn-helix domain-containing protein — MPRERIQQFADRALEQVPELAQDILAEIRREYPGLVLLPDESGEPKALVAIRHALELFVEQMTTGSDRPRALPELFRDFGRGEVSQGRSLDSLQGIYRLGVRLSWRRMAEVGQQVDIPPSAMYELAESAFEYLDVMVAQSVRGYAEAVARRAGERLRLQRLLVDLLLTEHRTDPTALLADRAADLGWQLPGRVAVAVLLRPAQEAVAPAVGDEMLLDMEGAQPRLVVPDPDAPGRAELLDRAVTGWSGAIGPSVPLAEAVTSLRWAEAAVGMIEQGLLPRGRLLHCGEHVEALVLLPAGELIDDLARRRLAQLDETGGPAHAQRLAETLLAWLETRGGAPEVAARLGVHPQTVRYRLRQLRELWGDDLDDPDRRFELELALRARRLRGDLAPPSD; from the coding sequence GTGCCACGAGAACGGATTCAGCAGTTCGCCGACCGCGCCCTGGAGCAGGTCCCCGAACTGGCCCAGGACATCCTCGCCGAGATCCGGCGGGAGTATCCGGGCCTGGTGCTCCTCCCTGACGAGTCCGGAGAACCGAAGGCCCTGGTGGCCATCCGGCACGCCCTCGAGCTCTTCGTGGAACAGATGACCACGGGGTCCGACCGGCCGCGTGCCCTCCCGGAGCTGTTCCGGGACTTCGGCCGCGGCGAGGTCTCCCAAGGGCGCAGCCTGGACTCCTTGCAGGGGATCTACCGGCTGGGCGTCCGCCTCTCCTGGCGGCGCATGGCGGAGGTCGGCCAGCAGGTCGACATCCCGCCTTCGGCCATGTACGAACTGGCCGAGTCGGCGTTCGAGTACCTCGACGTCATGGTGGCCCAGTCGGTACGCGGCTACGCCGAAGCCGTCGCCCGCCGGGCCGGGGAGCGCCTGCGCCTGCAACGGCTGCTCGTCGATCTCCTGCTCACCGAACACCGCACGGATCCGACCGCCCTGCTCGCCGACCGCGCGGCCGACCTGGGCTGGCAGCTGCCCGGGAGGGTCGCGGTGGCGGTGCTGCTCCGCCCCGCCCAGGAAGCCGTCGCCCCTGCCGTGGGCGACGAGATGCTGCTCGACATGGAAGGCGCGCAGCCGCGTCTGGTGGTACCGGACCCGGACGCCCCCGGACGAGCGGAGCTGCTGGACCGGGCGGTGACCGGCTGGTCCGGGGCGATCGGCCCGTCGGTCCCCCTGGCGGAGGCCGTCACGTCACTGCGCTGGGCGGAGGCCGCCGTCGGGATGATCGAGCAGGGGCTGCTGCCACGGGGGCGGCTCCTGCACTGCGGCGAGCACGTCGAAGCCCTGGTGCTGCTGCCCGCGGGTGAGCTGATCGACGATCTGGCGCGGCGGCGGCTGGCGCAGCTGGACGAGACCGGCGGCCCGGCGCACGCCCAACGACTCGCCGAGACGCTGCTGGCCTGGCTGGAGACACGGGGTGGTGCTCCCGAGGTGGCCGCCCGGCTCGGAGTCCACCCGCAGACGGTGCGCTACCGCCTGAGGCAGCTCCGTGAGTTGTGGGGCGACGACCTGGACGACCCGGACCGCCGCTTCGAACTGGAGCTGGCGCTCCGCGCCCGGCGGCTGCGCGGCGATCTGGCCCCACCGTCCGACTGA